From a single Silene latifolia isolate original U9 population chromosome 6, ASM4854445v1, whole genome shotgun sequence genomic region:
- the LOC141586690 gene encoding kxDL motif-containing protein LO9-177-like, which translates to MGDAHKDAIRAASNEVSKEVKSLVNEEAIESLKQTQHLILGRLQDSNAVLSHFNEHSENCFTDVMSDFTKNTRLLQAMKTDLDHIFLKLRSMKAKISATYPDAFPDESSEVLDTRPDLEVSINDCNQQNSA; encoded by the coding sequence ATGGGAGATGCACACAAGGATGCAATAAGAGCTGCGTCCAATGAAGTTTCTAAAGAAGTAAAGTCTCTTGTCAACGAAGAGGCTATCGAGTCTCTCAAGCAAACACAACACCTTATATTGGGAAGGTTGCAGGACAGCAATGCAGTGTTATCTCATTTCAATGAACATTCGGAAAATTGCTTCACAGATGTCATGTCAGACTTCACAAAAAATACCCGTCTCTTGCAAGCAATGAAGACGGACCTTGATCATATATTTCTCAAGTTGAGGAGCATGAAAGCCAAGATTTCGGCTACTTATCCTGATGCTTTCCCAGATGAATCCTCAGAAGTGCTTGATACAAGACCTGACCTTGAGGTGTCTATCAACGATTGTAATCAACAAAACTCCGCCTAG
- the LOC141586692 gene encoding uncharacterized protein LOC141586692: METENISSNNFTYLGHNFSDSLSLSNTSSSAFSECNSDISGEFTSASAESRNLWLTCAAADDLIPHLIAQLITGSLDDQKQSALQIRLLAKNKPENRLKLARAGAIKPLITTLSSSDPLLQEYGVTAILNLSLCEENKDHIVLLGAVKPLVRVLKTGTSTAKENSACAILRLSHLDENKILIGKSGAIPPLIDLLSCGGIRGKKDASTALYALCSVKENKIRAVEAGIMKPLIELMADIGSAMVDKAAYVLSLLVGVPVAKVAVVEEGGVPVLVELVEVGSHRQKEIAAAILLVLCEESVVYRTMVAREGAIPPLIALSQSGTSRAKKKAETLIEMLRQPRSGNGAARDI, translated from the exons ATGGAAACCGAGAATATTTCATCCAATAATTTCACTTACCTCGGCCACAACTTCTCCGACTCCTTATCCCTTTCCAACACCTCGTCATCCGCTTTCAGCGAATGTAACAGCGACATCTCCGGCGAATTCACTTCCGCCTCCGCCGAAAGCCGTAATCTCTGGCTCACCTGTGCCGCTGCCGATGATCTCATCCCTCACCTTATCGCTCAGCTCATCACCGGTTCGCTCGACGACCAGAAGCAATCCGCTTTACAAATCCGGTTATTAGCGAAGAATAAACCCGAAAACCGGCTTAAACTCGCTCGAGCCGGCGCTATTAAACCGCTTATTACTACCTTATCCTCATCCGACCCGCTGCTGCAAGAGTACGGCGTCACGGCGATACTTAATTTATCGCTTTGCGAGGAAAATAAAGATCATATAGTGTTACTCGGAGCGGTCAAGCCGTTGGTTCGGGTTTTAAAAACCGGTACTTCGACAGCGAAGGAGAATTCCGCTTGCGCGATACTGAGATTGTCTCACCTCGATGAGAACAAGATACTAATCGGCAAATCAGGCGCAATTCCGCCGTTGATTGATTTACTATCTTGCGGCGGAATCAGAGGGAAGAAGGATGCGTCGACAGCGCTGTACGCGCTGTGTTCGGTGAAGGAGAATAAAATTAGGGCGGTGGAAGCGGGGATAATGAAGCCGTTGATTGAATTGATGGCAGATATAGGTTCGGCAATGGTTGATAAAGCGGCGTATGTGTTGAGTTTGTTGGTGGGCGTGCCGGTGGCGAAGGTAGCGGTTGTTGAGGAAGGAGGGGTGCCTGTGTTGGTTGAGCTTGTTGAGGTTGGTTCGCATAGACAGAAGGAGATTGCGGCCGCTATTTTGTTGGTGCTGTGTGAAGAAAGTGTTGTTTATCGGACTATGGTGGCGCGTGAAGGTGCTATTCCGCCGTTGATTGCGTTGTCTCAGTCTGGTACTTCTCGTGCCAAGAAGAAG GCGGAGACACTAATAGAGATGCTAAGGCAACCAAGATCCGGCAATGGCGCTGCAAGAGACATATGA